One genomic segment of Motacilla alba alba isolate MOTALB_02 chromosome 1A, Motacilla_alba_V1.0_pri, whole genome shotgun sequence includes these proteins:
- the TCF20 gene encoding transcription factor 20 isoform X2: protein MQSFREQSSYHGNQQSYPQEVHTSSRLEEFSPRQQAQMFQGFGGGAGSGRRGATGASTAMPGESSGHQSYQGFRKEAGEFYYMAANKDPVVSGGQQPPQRRPSGPVQSYGPPQGSSFGSQYGSEGHVGQFQTQHSTLGGVSHYQQDYTGPFSPGSAQYQQQASSQQQQVQQLRQQIYQSHQPLPQASSQSASSTSHLQPMQRPSTLPSSASGYQLRVGQFSQHYQPPSSSSSSSFPSPQRFGQSGQNYDGSYNVNSGSQYEGHAVGSNAQAYGTQSNYSFQTQPMKSFEQSKLPQSGQQGQQQQHPPQHVMQYSNAATKLSLQSQVGQYSQTEVPVRSPMQFHQNFSPISNPSPAASVVQSPSCSSTPSPLMPGGENLQCGQGNMSMGSRNRILQMMPQLSPTPSMMPSPNAHAGGFKGFGLEGLQEKRLTDPGLSSLSALSSQVANLPNTVQHMLLSDALAPQKKSSKRSSSSKKADSCTNSEGSSQAEEQLKSPMAESLDGGCSSSSEDQGERVRQLSGQSTSSDTTYKGGNLERPNSSPAQGSQNEPSKLSSSPAAREDVASPDGKESVVAVENAPKVNEKAVGVIVSREAMAGRVEKSGGQDKPAQDDASTAPQAPASTSGAKEAGHAGTQQETQGGGKGSKSGDNTNHNGEGNSQPGHAVVGPNFPARTESSKSPGSLRYSYKDNIAPGIQRSIGGFPQYPSGQEKGDFPGHSERKGRNEKFPSLLQEVLQGYHHHQDRRYSRNAQEHSGMAGSLEGTMRPNVLISQANELTNRGLLNKSMGSLLEGPHWGPWDRKSSSAAPDMKQINLADYPIARKFDVESQSAAHEAGALSERRSVICDISPLRQLVRDPGPHPIGHMGPEARSGRSERLAPGLSQSVILPGGLVSMETKMKAHSGQIKEEDFEQSKSSASLNNKKTGDHCHPAGIKHESFRGNASPGAAVSDAAPDYMPQQDNRSTQMRRGPGRTGRGKSPSQYQDLADKLKMSPGRSRGPGADLHHMNPHMTLSERVSRGSLHSVYPQNSEGPSLASAYHTNARPHAFGDPNQSLNSQYHYKRQIYQQQQEEYKDWASSAAQGVIAAAQHRQEGARKSPRQQQFLERVRSPLKNDKDGMMYLQGSSYHDTGSQEAGRCVMGSDSTQSKCTELKHGSQKLQHHESGWDLSRQTSPAKSSGPLGAANQKRFCPQESDGHRREESTDLPKPSNAMLRLPGQEDQSPQNPLIMRRRVRSFISPIPTKRQPHDMKNSGSDDKGRLMTSAKEGADKTYNSYAHSSQSQDAGKSVAKGDSFKDLPSPDNRNCPAVSLTSPAKTKILPPRKGRGLKLEAIVQKITSPNIRRSVSTNSAETGPDTVTLDDILSLKSGPEGGNVAGHGPEAEKRKGEISDQAGPASQDTTGEKAVPRSSEEWQSSEDDKNKKEVPETASIGKEGAGSSAAPPPSQKSGGQGRSDGSVSGAGTLTFSDSKTISPSSVFISEPNPKSEEKDGDVTNISPKPDGFPPKGYFPSGKKKGRPIGSVNKQKKQQQQQQQLPVPPPPPPAPSQPAEGVGAGEPKPKRQRRERRKPAAQPRKWKPRRAAPIVEPQEPEIKLKYATQSVDKTDSKNKSFFPYIHVVNKCELGAVCTIINAEEEEQNKLVRGRKGQRSSTPPPSNAESKVLPTSTFMLQGPVVTESSVLGHLVCCLCGKWASYRNMGDLFGPFYPQDYAATLPKNPPPKRATEMQSKVKVRHKSASNGSKTDTEEEEEQQQQKEQRSLAAHPRFKRRHRSEDCSGASRSLSRGASCKKATTDGGSGGEKTPLDSKPSMATSEGGTELELQIPELPLDSNEFWVHEGCILWANGIYLVCGRLYGLQEAVEIAREMKCSHCQEPGATLGCYNKGCSFRYHYPCAIDADCLLNEENFSVRCPKHKNKMVKGSLSTEQSERG from the exons ATGCAGTCCTTTCGGGAGCAAAGTAGTTATCACGGAAACCAGCAGAGCTACCCGCAGGAAGTGCATACTTCATCCCGACTGGAAGAGTTCAGCCCCCGCCAGCAGGCCCAGATGTTCCAGGGCTTTGGAGGAGGTGCTGGCAGTGGACGTCGTGGAGCAACAGGAGCCTCTACAGCAATGCCTGGTGAGAGCTCTGGCCATCAGAGCTACCAAGGTTTCAGAAAAGAAGCAGGAGAGTTTTACTATATGGCTGCCAACAAAGATCCGGTGGTATCAGGAGGGCAGCAACCGCCTCAGCGCAGGCCTTCTGGACCAGTACAGAGCTATGGGCCCCCTCAAGGGAGTAGCTTTGGGAGTCAGTATGGGAGTGAGGGACATGTGGGCCAGTTCCAAACACAGCACTCGACCCTTGGGGGTGTATCGCACTATCAACAGGATTATACTGGTCCTTTTTCTCCAGGGAGTGCCCAGTATCAGCAGCAGGCTTctagccagcagcagcaggtgcagcaGCTGAGACAGCAGATCTATCAATCTCATCAGCCTTTACCCCAGGCTTCCAGCCAGTCTGCTTCTAGCACCTCACACTTGCAGCCAATGCAGCGTCCATCCACCCTGCCTTCCTCTGCTTCAGGCTACCAGTTACGAGTGGGTCAGTTCAGCCAACACTATCAGCCACCTTcgtcatcctcctcctcctctttcccttccccacagcGTTTTGGCCAGTCAGGACAGAATTATGACGGAAGCTACAATGTGAATTCTGGGTCGCAGTACGAAGGCCATGCTGTGGGTTCCAATGCACAGGCCTATGGGACCCAGTCAAACTACAGCTTTCAAACTCAACCGATGAAAAGCTTTGAGCAATCTAAGCTGCCCCAAAGcgggcagcaggggcagcagcagcagcacccacctcAGCACGTAATGCAGTATTCAAATGCTGCCACCAAACTCTCTCTTCAAAGTCAAGTGGGACAGTACAGCCAGACTGAAGTTCCTGTAAGGTCACCGATGCAGTTCCACCAAAACTTCAGTCCGATCTCTaatccatctcctgctgcatcTGTGGTTCAGTCTCCAAGCTGTAGCTCTACCCCTTCTCCACTCATGCCAGGTGGAGAAAATCTCCAGTGTGGGCAAGGCAACATGTCCATGGGTTCTCGAAATCGGATCCTGCAGATGATGCCTCAGCTTAGTCCTACACCATCTATGATGCCAAGCCCAAATGCTCATGCGGGTGGATTCAAGGGGTTTGGACTGGAAGGACTGCAGGAAAAGAGGCTCACAGATCCAGGACTGAGCAGCCTGAGTGCTCTAAGTTCTCAAGTTGCCAATCTGCCCAACACAGTCCAGCACATGTTGCTCTCCGATGCCTTGgcacctcagaaaaaaagttcCAAAAGATCATCCTCTTCCAAGAAGGCCGACAGCTGCACCAACTCAGAAGGCTCCTCCCAGGCAGAGGAGCAACTCAAGTCTCCCATGGCAGAGTCCCTGGATGGTGGCTGTTCCAGTAGTTCAGAGGATCAAGGGGAAAGAGTGAGACAGCTGAGTGGCCAGAGCACTAGCTCAGACACCACTTACAAAGGGGGTAATTTAGAGAGACCCAACTCCTCACCAGCACAAGGCTCTCAGAATGAGCCatcaaaactcagcagcagtcctgcagcTAGGGAGGATGTGGCCTCCCCTGATGGGAAGGAATCTGTGGTGGCTGTGGAAAATGCCCCAAAAGTCAATGAAAAGGCAGTTGGGGTGATTGTCTCCCGGGAAGCCATGGCAGGAAGAGTAGAAAAGTCAGGTGGACAAGATAAACCTGCACAAGATGATGCTTCCACAGCCCCTCAGGCTCCAGCTAGCACTAGTGGAGCAAAAGAAGCTGGGCATGCAGGGACACAGCAAGAAACTCAAGGAGGAGGTAAAGGGAGCAAAAGTGGCGATAACACTAACCATAATGGGGAGGGGAACAGCCAGCCTGGTCATGCAGTTGTTGGGCCAAATTTTCCTGCAAGAACAGAATCTTCCAAGTCTCCTGGCAGTTTAAGATACAGCTACAAGGATAATATAGCACCTGGTATACAGAGAAGTATTGGTGGTTTTCCACAGTATCCATCTGGTCAAGAAAAGGGGGATTTTCCAGGGCATAGTGAGCGCAAAGGCCGTAATGAGAAGTTTCCTAGCCTCCTCCAAGAGGTTTTACAGGGGTACCACCATCATCAGGACAGAAGGTATTCTAGAAACGCACAGGAACATTCTGGGATGGCTGGGAGTTTGGAGGGAACCATGAGACCCAACGTTTTAATTAGTCAAGCCAATGAATTAACCAATAGAGGCCTCTTAAACAAAAGCATGGGGTCCCTCCTAGAAGGCCCTCACTGGGGTCCCTGGGATAGGAAGTCTAGCAGTGCAGCTCCAGACATGAAGCAGATAAATTTAGCTGATTACCCTATTGCTAGAAAGTTCGATGTGGAGTCTCAGTCTGCTGCCCATGAGGCAGGAGCACTCTCAGAGAGGAGATCAGTGATCTGTGACATATCTCCATTAAGGCAACTTGTAAGAGATCCTGGCCCTCACCCCATAGGGCACATGGGTCCTGAGGCCAGAAGCGGAAGGAGTGAACGTCTTGCCCCTGGCTTGAGTCAGTCAGTAATACTCCCTGGTGGTTTAGTATCCATGGAAACAAAGATGAAAGCTCACAGTGGGCAAATAAAGGAAGAAGATTTTGAACAGTCAAAGAGCTCAGCTAGTctcaacaataaaaaaacaGGAGACCATTGTCATCCTGCTGGCATCAAGCATGAATCTTTTCGAGGCaatgccagccctggggccGCAGTCTCTGATGCTGCTCCAGACTACATGCCCCAGCAGGACAACAGATCGACACAGATGAGACGAGGACCTGGCAGAACTGGAAGGGGTAAATCACCCTCTCAATATCAGGATCTTGCTGATAAGCTGAAAAtgtcaccaggcagaagcagaggCCCAGGGGCAGATCTGCATCACATGAACCCGCACATGACACTATCTGAAAGAGTTAGCAGGGGTTCCTTGCATTCTGTCTACCCTCAGAATTCAGAAGGCCCATCTCTGGCTTCAGCGTATCACACGAATGCTAGGCCTCATGCTTTTGGTGACCCCAACCAGAGTCTGAATTCCCAGTATCATTACAAGAGACAGATATACCAGCAACAGCAAGAAGAATACAAAGATTGGGCgagcagtgctgctcagggtgtgattgctgcagctcagcacaggcaggaaggAGCAAGGAAGAGCCCAAGACAACAGCAGTTTCTGGAAAGAGTAAGGAGTCCCTTAAAAAATGACAAGGATGGAATGATGTACCTTCAAGGTAGTTCTTACCATGATACTGGAAGCCAGGAAGCTGGGCGCTGTGTCATGGGGAGTGACAGTACTCAGAGCAAATGCACTGAACTAAAACATGGCAGCCAGAAGTTGCAGCATCATGAATCTGGTTGGGACCTCTCTCGGCAAACTTCTCCTGCCAAAAGCAGCGGCCCTCTTGGAGCAGCCAACCAAAAAAGATTTTGCCCTCAAGAAAGCGATGGGCATCGACGAGAGGAATCTACAGATTTGCCCAAGCCTAGTAATGCTATGCTTAGACTCCCTGGCCAGGAGGACCAGTCTCCGCAAAACCCATTAATTATGAGGAGGAGGGTCCGTTCTTTCATCTCTCCTATCCCTACCAAAAGACAGCCACACGATATGAAGAACAGTGGCAGTGACGATAAAGGGCGACTGATGACTTCAGCAAAAGAAGGAGCTGATAAAACATACAACTCCTATGCCCATTCATCTCAAAGCCAAGATGCTGGCAAGTCAGTTGCAAAGGGAGATTCCTTCAAGGACCTGCCAAGTCCTGATAATAGGAATTGCCCTGCTGTTTCCCTCACAAGCCCAGCGAAGACCAAAATATTGCCCCCAAGAAAGGGGCGAGGATTAAAACTGGAAGCTATTGTTCAGAAAATTACATCTCCCAATATTAGGAGAAGTGTTTCTACCAACAGCGCTGAAACTGGTCCAGATACTGTTACTCTTGATGACATCCTGTCCCTCAAGAGTGGGCCTGAAGGAGGAAATGTGGCTGGACATGGACCAGAGGCtgagaagagaaaaggagagataTCAGATCAAGCAGGGCCAGCAAGCCAGGATACAACTGGTGAAAAAGCTGTTCCAAGGTCTTCTGAAGAGTGGCAAAGCAGCGAGgatgataaaaacaaaaaagaggttCCTGAAACCGCCAGTATTGGCAAAGAGGGAGCAGGATCTAGTGCAGCACCACCACCTTCTCAGAAGTCAGGTGGTCAGGGAAGGTCTGATGGATCTGTAAGCGGAGCTGGAACTCTGACCTTTTCCGACTCAAAAACAATTTCCCCTTCCAGTGTGTTCATTTCTGAACCAAATCCAAAGTCTGAGGAAAAAGATGGAGATGTGACAAACATTTCACCCAAGCCAGATGGTTTCCCTCCAAAGGGATATTTCccctctggaaagaaaaaagggaggcCAATTGGGAGTGTGAACaagcagaagaagcagcagcagcaacagcagcagctgcctgtgcccccACCTCCCCCACCAGCACCATCACAGCCTGCAGAAGGGGTGGGTGCTGGTGAGCCAAAGCCCAAGAGGCAAAGGAGGGAGAGGCGAaaacctgcagcacagccacggAAGTGGAAGCCTAGACGGGCTGCTCCGATCGTGGAGCCTCAAGAACCAGAGATCAAGCTTAAATATGCTACCCAGTCTGTAGATAAAACTGACTCCAAGAATAAGTCCTTTTTCCCTTACATTCATGTGGTAAACAAGTGTGAATTAGGCGCTGTGTGCACAATCATAaatgcagaggaagaggagcagaacaAATTGGTGAGGGGTCGGAAAGGACAGAGGTCTTCAACACCCCCTCCTAGCAATGCGGAGAGCAAAGTGCTGCCCACCTCAACTTTCATGCTGCAAGGCCCTGTAGTAACGGAGTCTTCTGTCTTGGGGCATCTGGTTTGCTGCCTGTGTGGCAAATGGGCCAGCTATCGTAACATGGGTGACCTCTTTGGTCCTTTCTACCCCCAGGATTACGCAGCTACCTTGCCCAAGAATCCACCTCCAAAGAGGgccacagaaatgcagagcaAGGTCAAGGTACGGCACAAAAGTGCTTCTAATGGTTCCAAGACAGATactgaagaggaggaggaacagcaaCAACAGAAGGAACAAAGAAGCCTGGCTGCTCATCCCCGCTTTAAGAGGCGGCACCGCTCTGAGGACTGTAGCGGAGCCTCTCGGTCACTTTCAAGGGGAGCTTCTTGTAAAAAAGCAACCACTGATGGTGGCAGTGGTGGTGAAAAGACTCCTTTGGACTCAAAACCGTCTATGGCCACTTCAGAAGGTGGCACTGAGCTGGAGTTACAAATTCCTGAACTACCTCTTGACAGCAATGAATTTTGGGTCCATGAGGGTTGTATTCTCTGGGCCAATGGGATCTACCTGGTCTGTGGCAGGCTCTATGGGCTGCAGGAAGCTGTGGAGATTGCGAGAGAGATG AAATGTTCCCATTGCCAGGAACCGGGAGCCACCTTAGGCTGCTACAACAAAGGCTGCTCCTTCCGATACCATTACCCATGTGCCATCGATGCAG